ATTTTGCCTTAACTATACTTTTAGCTACATAACGTGCTGCATAAGCGGCTGATCTATCTACTTTTGTGGGATCTTTACCAGAAAATGCCCCTCCTCCGTGTCTTGCATATCCACCATAAGTATCTACAATAATTTTTCTACCAGTGAGCCCAGCATCTCCTTGAGGTCCACCTACGACAAATTTTCCCGTGGGGTTTACTAGAAATCTTGTTTCGCTAATGTTTGGTTTGATTTCTAAATCTTCAGTAGCAGGAATTACAACATGTGTCCATAAATCTTCTTTTATTCTTTGACGAATTTCTTCTTCATTTGTTACTCCATCAATCTCAGGATTATGTTGAGTTGAAATTAAAATCGTATTAATAGAGACTGGTAAACCTTTTTCGTAATTAATGCTTACTTGAGTTTTACCATCAGGGAGTAGATAATTAAGGACTTCTTCATGCCTCACTTTGGCAAGTTGAATGGCTAATCTATGAGCTAAGCTAATCGGTAAGGGCATTAATTCAGGCGTCTCATCGCATGCATAGCCGAACATTATGCCTTGGTCACCAGCTCCGGTATTATCTTCTAAATCATCGTTAACATCATCTGCATCGTTTACTCCTTGTGAAATATCTGGTGATTGTTCATCAAGTGCTACTAAAACAGCACAACTATTTGCGTCAAAACCACCTGCTCTATAGCCTTCATATCCAATTTCTTTAATTACATTTCTAACTAGTTTTATGTAATCGACTTTTGCTTTTGA
This window of the Prochlorococcus sp. MIT 1314 genome carries:
- the metK gene encoding methionine adenosyltransferase, with product MSDFIFTSESVTEGHPDKICDQISDAVLDALLTEDPESRVACETVVNTGLCLLTGEITSKAKVDYIKLVRNVIKEIGYEGYRAGGFDANSCAVLVALDEQSPDISQGVNDADDVNDDLEDNTGAGDQGIMFGYACDETPELMPLPISLAHRLAIQLAKVRHEEVLNYLLPDGKTQVSINYEKGLPVSINTILISTQHNPEIDGVTNEEEIRQRIKEDLWTHVVIPATEDLEIKPNISETRFLVNPTGKFVVGGPQGDAGLTGRKIIVDTYGGYARHGGGAFSGKDPTKVDRSAAYAARYVAKSIVKAKLAKKAEVQLSYAIGVAKPISILVETFDTGVISQANLTELIKEHFDLRPAAIIKEFNLRNLPKKMGGKFFRKTASYGHFGRRDLELPWENVEEKAAKLIEASKIFL